The following are from one region of the Methanoculleus caldifontis genome:
- a CDS encoding acetate--CoA ligase family protein yields the protein MPERMLTESEGYRLLDSCGIPVPPHRLVTSAGDARTVAGEIGYPVVMKVISPEIVHKSDVGGVITGIEGPDEAEEAFSAIMRNSAARAPEATVTGIIVEKQMPGGLEVLIGGKTDPSFGKVLTFGLGGRLVEFLADISIRVLPVTEDEIRAMIREIEGYRLIRGYRGEPPKDEEALVRIIATMARNFVEDPRIREFDLNPVIVYEHGASVVDARIIVGDAAGGGAARLSVRAPPDLFYPKSIAVIGASASPNKVGYSVLRNLLSFPGDLYPVNPSRAELFGRKAYPSVKAIHGPVDWAVIAVPARLVPEVMEECGEKGVRLAVIVTAGFKEIGGEGVELEERVAAIARKYGIRIVGPNCLGVMMPHMGINATFDPVSPKPGDVAFISQSGAIITTVVDWSLPEEFGFSSVISVGNQADLGFEHYLRFAEEDEKTRSVTLYVEEIQDGRGFLQIVGDVAARKPVVAVKSGSSRKGRAAASSHTGSLAGSYDVYIAAFRQAGVIPARSLRDAFNLAELLASEGYPQGKRAIAVTSAGGFAVLASDYAETYGVDMVDLPDDVLRELNAFLPAFWNHANPMDILGDADAARFAALFDVLIRHQEFWDIAFVIAVPTTLADPAHVANEIVRFSRNTEKVVVGCMLGGDSIRSGLRILRGSRIPNFSELEDAFKAVGGILEVRTARAGERSVPAREAPRRGGGR from the coding sequence ATGCCGGAGAGGATGTTAACCGAGTCCGAGGGATACCGCCTGCTGGACTCGTGCGGGATACCCGTGCCGCCCCACCGCCTGGTCACCAGCGCCGGCGATGCACGGACGGTGGCGGGAGAGATCGGCTATCCTGTCGTGATGAAGGTCATCTCTCCCGAGATCGTCCACAAGAGCGACGTCGGCGGGGTGATCACCGGGATCGAGGGGCCCGACGAGGCTGAAGAGGCCTTCTCGGCAATCATGAGGAACAGCGCCGCCCGCGCCCCGGAGGCGACCGTCACCGGCATCATCGTTGAGAAGCAGATGCCCGGCGGGCTTGAGGTCCTGATCGGGGGGAAGACCGACCCTTCGTTCGGGAAGGTGCTCACGTTCGGCCTCGGCGGGAGGCTGGTGGAGTTCCTCGCGGATATCTCGATCCGGGTCCTCCCCGTCACGGAAGATGAGATCCGAGCGATGATCCGGGAGATAGAGGGCTACCGGCTCATTCGGGGCTACCGGGGGGAGCCCCCGAAGGACGAGGAGGCGCTTGTCCGGATCATCGCGACGATGGCACGCAACTTCGTCGAGGACCCCCGGATCCGGGAGTTCGACTTAAACCCGGTGATCGTCTACGAGCATGGGGCGAGCGTCGTCGATGCGAGGATCATCGTCGGGGATGCTGCCGGGGGCGGGGCCGCCCGGCTCAGCGTCCGGGCACCCCCGGACCTCTTCTACCCGAAATCCATCGCGGTGATCGGGGCTTCCGCAAGCCCGAACAAGGTGGGCTACTCCGTCCTCCGGAACCTGCTCTCCTTCCCCGGCGACCTCTACCCGGTCAACCCCTCGCGGGCGGAGCTCTTCGGGCGGAAGGCCTACCCTTCCGTGAAGGCGATCCACGGTCCGGTCGACTGGGCGGTCATCGCCGTCCCGGCCCGCCTCGTCCCGGAGGTGATGGAGGAGTGCGGGGAGAAAGGTGTCCGTCTCGCCGTCATCGTCACCGCCGGCTTTAAGGAGATCGGGGGCGAGGGCGTCGAGCTCGAGGAGAGGGTCGCGGCGATCGCGAGGAAGTACGGGATCCGGATCGTCGGCCCGAACTGTCTCGGCGTGATGATGCCTCATATGGGGATAAACGCCACGTTCGACCCGGTCTCCCCGAAACCCGGTGACGTCGCCTTCATCTCCCAGAGCGGCGCGATCATCACCACCGTCGTCGACTGGAGCCTTCCGGAGGAGTTCGGGTTCTCAAGCGTCATCAGCGTCGGGAACCAGGCGGACCTCGGCTTCGAGCACTACCTCCGGTTTGCCGAGGAGGACGAGAAGACCCGGTCGGTCACCCTGTACGTCGAGGAGATCCAGGACGGGCGCGGATTTCTGCAGATCGTGGGCGATGTCGCCGCGAGAAAGCCGGTGGTGGCGGTGAAGTCCGGGTCGTCCCGGAAGGGCCGGGCGGCGGCGTCGTCCCATACCGGGTCGCTTGCCGGGAGTTACGACGTCTACATCGCGGCGTTCCGGCAGGCGGGGGTGATCCCGGCGCGGAGCCTGCGGGACGCCTTCAACCTGGCCGAGCTCCTGGCGTCCGAGGGTTACCCGCAGGGAAAGCGCGCGATCGCCGTCACCAGCGCGGGTGGGTTCGCCGTCCTCGCCTCCGACTACGCCGAGACCTACGGGGTCGATATGGTCGACCTCCCCGACGACGTGCTCCGCGAATTGAACGCCTTCCTCCCGGCGTTCTGGAACCATGCAAATCCCATGGACATCCTCGGGGACGCCGATGCCGCCCGGTTCGCCGCCCTCTTCGACGTGCTGATCCGGCACCAGGAGTTCTGGGACATCGCCTTCGTGATCGCCGTGCCGACCACCCTCGCCGACCCGGCGCACGTCGCAAACGAGATCGTCCGGTTCTCCCGGAACACGGAGAAGGTGGTGGTGGGCTGCATGCTCGGGGGCGACAGCATCAGGAGCGGCCTCCGGATCCTCCGGGGTTCCCGGATCCCGAACTTCTCGGAGCTTGAGGATGCGTTCAAGGCGGTGGGGGGCATCCTCGAGGTCAGGACAGCGCGGGCGGGCGAGCGGTCCGTTCCCGCCCGCGAAGCGCCCCGTCGGGGCGGCGGGCGGTGA